The following proteins come from a genomic window of Miscanthus floridulus cultivar M001 chromosome 2, ASM1932011v1, whole genome shotgun sequence:
- the LOC136539980 gene encoding uncharacterized protein isoform X1, whose translation MAPADAGDFLLDEDDDDFFGELNPHPYRGGYDLAATFGTPLPPSSNICYPVSSSAATAAPAIPSPPSPTPEPEDPPPEKPYGTEEALRGLAHEIPPNGAAREGKARRGRRCGRGFWKKCVRVLDYLFCYKDPYEERRIVVDSYMVPVCAIRKESGEDAFSVEVEVVPPSVAVGIVEADDATGELVQTNDLSWHSNNRDEADTYSQSMSNSYYTPSFAQSYGLHGVLGKPDWFLNFSYSESNQAEEFQLESALSYDIECKISDQPIHCYHHHCYIQSLDVQVEPPEPSSSERLEYYEHFSTYHGQSDIHILETPAHAHNIQSYTRTYDLPLEPFKPSYSQNWGFYDAYTQGNALENDKHSLISGEYGGIGSSFISPFYPGETESFELAPRDEHASFEHNCHNLIYRNMPMDDVSLITQPAEDSYSTMNGSSWPFEEYSAYNV comes from the exons ATGGCCCCCGCCGACGCCGGAGACTTCCTCctagacgaggacgacgacgatttCTTTGGGGAGTTAAATCCCCACCCCTACCGTGGCGGCTACGACCTCGCCGCCACCTTCGGAACTCCTCTCCCGCCGTCCTCCAACATATGCTACCCCGTCTCCTcctctgccgccaccgccgcccccgCTATCCCCTCGCCGCCTTCGCCCACACCGGAGCCAGAGGATCCTCCGCCAGAGAAACCCTATGGCACTGAGGAAGCGCTGCGGGGTCTGGCACACGAAATCCCGCCGAACGGGGCGGCGAGGGAAGGGAAGGCGCGGAGGGGCAGGCGGTGCGGGCGCGGCTTCTGGAAGAAGTGCGTGCGGGTGTTGGATTACTTGTTCTGCTACAAGGACCCGTACGAGGAACGGCGGATTGTGGTGGACAGTTACATGGTTCCTGTTTGTGCGATCAGGAAAGAAAGCGGGGAGGATGCCTTTTCCGTCGAGGTTGAAGTGGTGCCACCGTCGGTGGCGGTGGGAATAGTGGAGGCGGACGATGCCACTGGGGAACTGGTTCAGACCAAT GACTTATCGTGGCATAGTAACAACAGAGATGAGGCCGATACTTACAGCCAGTCAATGTCCAATTCATACTATACACCTTCTTTTGCGCAATCTTATGGTCTTCATGGTGTTTTGGGCAAGCCAGATTGGTTTCTCAATTTCAGCTACTCAGAGTCTAATCAAGCAGAGGAATTTCAGCTCGAG TCGGCGTTGTCCTACGATATTGAGTGCAAGATATCTGATCAACCTATTCATTGTTATCACCATCACTGCTATATACAATCACTAGATGTCCAGGTTGAACCCCCGGAACCATCATCTTCTGAGAGGTTGGAGTACTATGAG CATTTTTCAACATATCACGGCCAAAGTGATATCCACATTTTGGAAACTCCGGCACATGCACACAACATTCAGTCCTATACAAGGACATATGATCTACCACTTGAACCTTTTAAGCCATCATATTCTCAGAATTGGGGTTTTTATGATGCCTACACGCAAGGGAATGCTCTTGAAAACGATAAA CATTCTCTAATATCCGGTGAATATGGAGGCATTGGAAGCTCGTTCATTTCCCCCTTTTATCCTGGAGAGACAGAATCGTTTGAGCTGGCCCCTCGTGATGAGCATGCATCCTTTGAGCATAATTGTCATAATTTGATATACAGAAACATGCCCATGGATGATGTCTCTCTAATTACTCAACCG GCTGAGGATTCCTATAGTACGATGAATGGTTCATCCTGGCCTTTCGAGGAATACTCGGCATACAATGTCTAG
- the LOC136539980 gene encoding uncharacterized protein isoform X2 produces MAPADAGDFLLDEDDDDFFGELNPHPYRGGYDLAATFGTPLPPSSNICYPVSSSAATAAPAIPSPPSPTPEPEDPPPEKPYGTEEALRGLAHEIPPNGAAREGKARRGRRCGRGFWKKCVRVLDYLFCYKDPYEERRIVVDSYMVPVCAIRKESGEDAFSVEVEVVPPSVAVGIVEADDATGELVQTNDLSWHSNNRDEADTYSQSMSNSYYTPSFAQSYGLHGVLGKPDWFLNFSYSESNQAEEFQLESALSYDIECKISDQPIHCYHHHCYIQSLDVQVEPPEPSSSERLEYYEHSLISGEYGGIGSSFISPFYPGETESFELAPRDEHASFEHNCHNLIYRNMPMDDVSLITQPAEDSYSTMNGSSWPFEEYSAYNV; encoded by the exons ATGGCCCCCGCCGACGCCGGAGACTTCCTCctagacgaggacgacgacgatttCTTTGGGGAGTTAAATCCCCACCCCTACCGTGGCGGCTACGACCTCGCCGCCACCTTCGGAACTCCTCTCCCGCCGTCCTCCAACATATGCTACCCCGTCTCCTcctctgccgccaccgccgcccccgCTATCCCCTCGCCGCCTTCGCCCACACCGGAGCCAGAGGATCCTCCGCCAGAGAAACCCTATGGCACTGAGGAAGCGCTGCGGGGTCTGGCACACGAAATCCCGCCGAACGGGGCGGCGAGGGAAGGGAAGGCGCGGAGGGGCAGGCGGTGCGGGCGCGGCTTCTGGAAGAAGTGCGTGCGGGTGTTGGATTACTTGTTCTGCTACAAGGACCCGTACGAGGAACGGCGGATTGTGGTGGACAGTTACATGGTTCCTGTTTGTGCGATCAGGAAAGAAAGCGGGGAGGATGCCTTTTCCGTCGAGGTTGAAGTGGTGCCACCGTCGGTGGCGGTGGGAATAGTGGAGGCGGACGATGCCACTGGGGAACTGGTTCAGACCAAT GACTTATCGTGGCATAGTAACAACAGAGATGAGGCCGATACTTACAGCCAGTCAATGTCCAATTCATACTATACACCTTCTTTTGCGCAATCTTATGGTCTTCATGGTGTTTTGGGCAAGCCAGATTGGTTTCTCAATTTCAGCTACTCAGAGTCTAATCAAGCAGAGGAATTTCAGCTCGAG TCGGCGTTGTCCTACGATATTGAGTGCAAGATATCTGATCAACCTATTCATTGTTATCACCATCACTGCTATATACAATCACTAGATGTCCAGGTTGAACCCCCGGAACCATCATCTTCTGAGAGGTTGGAGTACTATGAG CATTCTCTAATATCCGGTGAATATGGAGGCATTGGAAGCTCGTTCATTTCCCCCTTTTATCCTGGAGAGACAGAATCGTTTGAGCTGGCCCCTCGTGATGAGCATGCATCCTTTGAGCATAATTGTCATAATTTGATATACAGAAACATGCCCATGGATGATGTCTCTCTAATTACTCAACCG GCTGAGGATTCCTATAGTACGATGAATGGTTCATCCTGGCCTTTCGAGGAATACTCGGCATACAATGTCTAG